CGAACTGGCCGAAAGCTCGGAAGCCGTGGACGATATTTGTATAGTAAAGGCGGAAAGGGTTTGGGAGACTTCCTTGACCTGCGCCACGAGTGATTGCGTGTTCTCGGTGAAAATATTGAAGTTCCGGGCCAAATCGCCCAGTTCGTCATCAGTTTCTATGTGCATCCTGGCAGTCAGGTCGCCTTCTCCCTGTGCGATGTTCTCCATGCCCGCGGATATTTTCTTCAGTGGGCGGACCACAACCCTGCGGAAGGCAAAAAACAGGCTCACCAATAAAACGCTTGTGAGAATCAATGTGAGAGAAACGATAACCGCCAGGATGTAACGGAGCTTTGCAGCCTTGTAACGCAATGATACATAGTAGTCGACGACGCCCAGCTCCGCCCCGTTCGACCCGATGTTTCTGCTTTGCTTGACGCATTCTTCCACAATGGCGCTTTCATCCGTGATGGGCCGCCATGTTTCATCGTTTTCTCCCCGGAGAACCCCCGCAAAAACATCCCCTCCGGCGCCGGATTTCACCACAATGGCGTAATTCCGCTTTTCCACGGTTTCAGCCCCAAGCAACCGAAGAACGCCTTCCTGGTCCTGCTGCTTCATGGGGTATTCCAGGGATATCGCCATTCTGTCCGCACAGGATCTGGCCAGGTCGCTAAGAAAGACATCCACCACCCCGTGAGACATCTTATAGGCGCCAAACAAAAAAATAACCATGGCAATGGATAAGTAAGCAAGAATATTGGCGACGAGTTTGGTTTGAATAGTGCGTTTCATGACTGTCCTCCATGCAATACATAGCGGCTCCCATGCAAAAAAATACAAGGCAACACATCAAATTGAAAACAAATAGGGGGGAAATTGTCTATAAATGGGCGCCGTCAGTACCTATACATGGGGGGAAGTAATCAGTCATGACAAAATGGCCTGCTCATTTAACGGCTGATCCAACGCTTTATGGAAAAACAGTATAATTCAGAGAGCCCCTGGCGTCGAGAAAAAAATGCATGCTTTGGAATGAGTGATTCTTCCGTATACAGTCCCTCAGGGACCCGGGGAGCGAGCGGCGCCGTAACAGTCCAAGGCCTCCGTGAAATTTCAAAGGTCAAACATGAATTCGCCCCCATCCCCGTCACTGTTCCAGCAATTTCCTGGCTAAACTGTGCAGGTCTGAGTTAGCGAGCGCCGTAACTTTCCTTTTTACCGTTCGTGAGTAGTATTCCTTTTCGGTTTTGTTCAACGGGTCGCCCTCCAGCTTTTTTTGAAGTCGGCGCTCAAACACATGATTCCCTGCAATCTAGCGTTTCGCATATCAGCTTCCTGCAAGTTTGCTTCCCTAAGATC
The Desulfatibacillum aliphaticivorans DSM 15576 DNA segment above includes these coding regions:
- a CDS encoding methyl-accepting chemotaxis protein, which codes for MKRTIQTKLVANILAYLSIAMVIFLFGAYKMSHGVVDVFLSDLARSCADRMAISLEYPMKQQDQEGVLRLLGAETVEKRNYAIVVKSGAGGDVFAGVLRGENDETWRPITDESAIVEECVKQSRNIGSNGAELGVVDYYVSLRYKAAKLRYILAVIVSLTLILTSVLLVSLFFAFRRVVVRPLKKISAGMENIAQGEGDLTARMHIETDDELGDLARNFNIFTENTQSLVAQVKEVSQTLSAFTIQISSTASELSASSAETSSTLSQVSTTAEEIKQTSMVSNQKADGVAQKAEEAARISKEGESASREAMEGMQRIKDEMQYIAESIMKLSEHSQSIGDIIGAVNDLANESNLLSVNASIEAAKAGDFGKGFGVVAQEVKSLSDQSKQATGQVKAILSDIQASTSKAVMAMERGAKAVETGENLSASSGNAIRVLAQRVEESSQSAAQISASSQQQLMGLDQLTAAMESIKHASAQNAEGAQQLEQATAELHDLGGALRNLADKFKVD